One genomic segment of Gottschalkia acidurici 9a includes these proteins:
- a CDS encoding ABC transporter substrate-binding protein, translating into MKKIVALTLVTIVFGSLLVACKSKTDLVSFEKAEIKKPQVIKIARLNAEAVNLVAKEQKFFEKEFEKDDIKIEYSIFDSGAPIVEGFTAGRIDISLTGDQPILNGIAKGVPISIVGAIDGGVKNQGLVVSEKSNIKDLKDLKGKKIGLGIGTVNQHLLSLYLDKAGLEESDVKMVNLKPGDGVNALITNDVDAIISIEPFISLAESKNAGKLLFDGTGYKRSVVTLTVSNDFSEKYPEITSRILKVYNDTTIWIDENKEEAAKIIANEAKVPEELLVKISANKKPGVTLSEDDIKEFNSTLVFLEKSKIVDRKIEIESVFNREFFKVGYILS; encoded by the coding sequence ATGAAAAAAATAGTCGCATTAACCTTAGTTACAATAGTATTTGGAAGTCTTTTAGTAGCATGTAAGAGTAAAACCGATCTAGTTTCATTTGAAAAAGCTGAGATAAAAAAACCACAAGTAATTAAAATTGCTAGACTAAATGCGGAAGCCGTAAATTTAGTTGCAAAAGAACAGAAATTCTTTGAAAAAGAATTTGAAAAGGATGATATAAAGATAGAATATTCAATATTTGACTCAGGTGCCCCTATAGTAGAGGGCTTTACAGCCGGAAGGATAGACATTTCACTAACAGGAGACCAACCTATATTAAACGGAATAGCAAAAGGGGTTCCGATTAGTATAGTTGGAGCAATTGATGGTGGAGTAAAAAATCAAGGCTTAGTTGTTTCAGAAAAGTCAAATATAAAGGATTTAAAAGATCTAAAAGGAAAGAAAATAGGGTTAGGAATAGGAACAGTAAATCAACACTTACTATCTTTATATCTGGATAAAGCGGGATTAGAAGAGAGTGATGTAAAAATGGTTAATTTAAAACCAGGAGACGGTGTAAATGCATTAATTACAAATGATGTAGATGCAATTATTTCTATAGAACCATTTATTTCACTTGCAGAATCTAAGAATGCTGGAAAGTTACTTTTTGATGGTACTGGATATAAAAGATCAGTAGTTACACTTACTGTCTCAAACGATTTTAGTGAAAAGTATCCTGAAATTACTTCTAGAATTTTGAAGGTATATAACGATACAACTATATGGATTGACGAGAATAAGGAAGAAGCAGCTAAAATTATAGCAAATGAAGCTAAAGTTCCTGAAGAGCTTTTAGTTAAGATTAGTGCAAATAAAAAACCAGGGGTAACTCTATCAGAAGATGATATTAAAGAATTTAATTCAACACTTGTTTTTTTAGAGAAATCTAAGA